The following is a genomic window from Aquila chrysaetos chrysaetos chromosome 2, bAquChr1.4, whole genome shotgun sequence.
ttttgattgcttaattaaattaattttatgtgcACCTTCTTAAAATTTAGTCTACAATGTcctaaaacaaatgttttgtaGAACACAATGCCAGAACAGTAATCAAAAGTGTCTTGCTGGCCAACGATGGTCCCTAAATTGGAAGCAATTGCAGCAAAGTCGTGGAGTTCCACATACTAAAGGCAtctaaagggaaaagaattgatgttttattttaatagtagCGAGTTTCCCCTTTTGGTGTACAATACTCACCTGTCAACATGCTGAAGCTGCAACGCGTCCATTGGTCAGCGTCTATGCTGTAGGAGTCTATATGCCGGACCAGGATCCGATCGTTGTTGTAGTCAAGATCGTTCCCACCTAACACGTAAAGTTTCCTTTGGACAGCAGCCATGGAGTGATACACTCTCCTCTGCAACATTGGGCTACGGCTTAACCACTTAttctggaaggagaaagagagaacttGTCTCAGCACTGCTCAAAGACATACCTATATTAGTAGTACAATAATAGCAGCATGTTACTGGTGTTCTCCTTACCCTTGCCAGAAATTACAAGCGTATATACTTGTGTCGTTCGTATGTTAAACATGCATGTTGGTTATAACACTGACTAGACATACCAGACTTTCAACATGTGGTTTACAGTTCTCACatttaaattcattaatttaataGTATTTCttgctctgtattttctcctgtttagCTCATCAggtttcaaagctttttttctttctaattcagTAGCAAATCCTCCTTAAGCAAGACTATTAGATGTCTCCTTTGTATAAAGTGCTAAAATTATCCGTACCAGCTAGCTCTGTTAGGAGAGAAGAGGGATACTTCCACGTTTCGTTATTCAGAAGCTTATTTGATCTTATCCTTGGGCAATGAAGCAATAGGGAAAACTAATTTCCTAAAGAATCTTCTCAAATGATACATGTATTTGGTTTAATGCTAACCCTTTATTTGTGGGCACTTACAAAGTAACGtccttttgcatatttttcttcctggttaGCAATGTTCAAGAATTCTACCTGTTCAGGGAAGGGGCAAGAGGACATGGAAGAAGAGGGATTaaagcacagtattttaaacCTAAGAAAACAATTGCTCCTGCTACGCTTACCAAATCAAACAACCTGGCAATGGATGAGATTAATTTAAGTGGAGGAAGTTAAAATCTGTGAGGAAATTCTTTGCGTTACATGTGCTACCGCTTGCGGGAACTCAAGAGCCTCTAATACTACTGCCTTTTAACCTCCACAATATATAGCTATACATTTCAATGCGTAATAGTTGAATATTAGGCATTAATGTTTGCATTAGTAGTCCAGTCTCTTAACACCAGACTATAGACACCATCTGCTTTGCAAAGCCTGCCTGCATCCCCTGATTATATCTTTAGCTTCCTCCACTGCAGTGCCTGCCAGGTGAGCCGCAAAGCACTgcaaaggcaaagaaacagAGGGGCCTGGTGGGGTCATTTCTAATAAGCCGGCGTGTGAATACTAATCAGTGGTGGGGAAGCAGAGGTCACCCCAGCCGGCTTGTTGGCAGGTAGCTGTGTGCTCTGTGGCAGATGGCAGGCATTATCGACTCGCCACAAAGGCCTCGCGCAGAAGCAAGCGCTGGTGCTGAATGATAGAGTTATTGAGATTCTGTGCGAGATGCAAGCAGATGTGATGGTTTCCAGTACCCACCGTAAACAATATGccagcagaatttttaaaaagagcttgTGTGTACAAACACGAAGCGGACCTCATTTGAAGAATGCGAGCGCACAATTCCTCTGTAACTCTTTACGCGCCAGGCCGGGCTTGTCGCCATCGGCACGGCACGCTGAAGTAGGCCTGCCACTGGTATTCTGGGGGCAACTTTCACGTCGGCAAGTAAAGAATCAAAGTGAAAGATACGCAACAGAGACACAGTATCTAAATATGTGTCCCCCTCATAAGCAAACTAAGGTTGCTGCCTGTAATTACTACTTGGATTTAAGACAGAATCAGCATTTGTACAATCGATGCGTAAAACTGCGCCtcagaaagaaagaggcaggTGTGTCATcgcctgctttctctttcaggaCCCGCATATGTGCTatgctttaaaaagtcagtgGGAACCACATAGAAATATCTCCTGTCACAATTTGGTTCCAAATACTGCAATCAATCCTACAATCAGAAAAGTCAATACTCTTCCACGTGGGTGTAAATCAGGCTATGCAACTCTGATTGCAAGCTTAGGACTTTTAATTCCTAATACAAGCAAGAGGGCATAAGCATGCCCTAACCCTCTGAAATGGTTACTGAGCCACTCTAACCTAATCAAAACACATACATAATGTATGAAATAATCCCTAAAAGATATTTTAGGTGCTTGGGTAATGAAATGATAGGCACCCTTGCAGTCAGCAGAATAAGTCACGGCCAGGTAGTATAGTTCTGAAAgtatgcagaaaacaaaaagcctgtATATGcaattcaaagcagaaatgcCAATGACAAGGAGCAGTTTTGTGACACTGACTTTGAGTATACGTTGCCCAAGGCTgctgaattacaaaaaaatgaacaagcaaaataaatactgataAATACAGGGGATTTAAAgcacatttctgtgtttaatcTAAGATGTTTCTAACGCCTACAGGcttaaaaaaacataataaaaagtCAGGGTCTCCATTACTCTGTCAAACTCGCACATCAGTACAAAGTGAATTTAAACCACCACCAATTCAAATGGTCAGCATTTTTAGCCTTACAAAATCATTGTATGTATTTGCTAAGAGACCTGTTTGAAGCAAAACATCTCAGAAAAACACATACAACACTGATACCCACCTGCTTAGGATCATAGACCATGAGCCTGTTTTGATACTGTGCTGTGTTTGTTACTCCTCCTGTGAAAGAGGTTATACaggttacattttttttcatataagcAAAACGAGGACCAAGATCAGGTACAGCAAAATAACCAATTCAAGGGTTCATTTGCTGACATAATTTCATTGTATAACCACCACTTATGCTTACATTCCACTGCACTTTTTCATCTGGTTACAAAATAATAAGTAGCACACTTGTCAAACATCTAGAAACACAAAATGGCAACAACAAACACCATACACACACGCTTCCTTTGTAAACCTAATTCTATGGGCTAAAAACGAGATAAGAATTGATCTGTTTATAAATGACTGTGCATTCAGCCGCTGTCAAGACGCAAAGATGAAACCCGTCCCTGTTCCAAGTATGCGATACAGTttaaaggaggaggaggtgggctTGCatcagagagaaggaagaggtcGGAGAGGAGCTGTGCCTAACCAGGAGCGTGACATGGGAGACGACTGCCAGCTGGAAAGCATAGTGCAAACCTGTGCAAATGTGCTCAGCTATATATTCGAAGGAAATCCTGTATTTAGTCTGTATTACAGAGAGAACACGTCCTGGCGTAGTTGTAGACTTACGTTGGGAGGTTGTTCCTCTGTAGTGACCAGAAACAACGCTACCATTTACTTTTCAATAATGTTTAGAAAGCAAGGTACAAAGCACCTCAGAAAAGCCCGGAATCAAGTCTGACCCCCGTAGATGCCACAAACCATTTACCTCAACACAGTATACATTTAATGCCTGATCATCCCGTTCTCTATTGGTTTTAAATGGCAAATCTCACCGAGTAAACCGTTGGAAAAATTCTTCAGTCTCAAGTCTGTAATCTTACCTGCTAAGCATGTTCTCAAGTGTGCTCAAGCCTCCTGGGGACATGGTGTCACTGCAGCACTGCCACAGGTCCCAGTCCCCCCTCTGTCACCACCCTGGGCCCATGGGAAGATGGGACCAGAAATGACGCCTGGAAGCTGCACCTCACCTTTCACCCTGCCAGAAGGTCTGGACATAACTAGGGCATGCCAGTGGCCACGCACCAGTGAAACTCATACCGGCAAACTTTTATATCACAGTTTCAACAACATGGGCCAATGATGGACAAAATCCACAGCCATGAGAGGAAGGAACTTCATCTGTCATTACATTTgttgatgcttttctttttgtgaggACATCCCCTGTTTCAGACAGagcagtggcagagctgctTTCATTCCTGCTGGCTGAGCTATGGCCCAGTCCTACTAAGGCCACTgggttcttttcttttgtccccAACCAGTGTTAACATGGCTCCGTGATGGGCAATCCTCATTTTGCCAgcctccagctgcacctagCACAGCATTTTGGTTCAGAGCCATACTGTGATTTTGAAGCaactcccccacctcccacaTGTCATTTTAGGCTGTAGGGTGGGACTGGTGTGCATTGAAGTTTAACCAGAAGCTCTGCTCCGGATGTGCACCAGCTGTGCTCCAGTTCCTAATGGAGTGTAAGGGTGTGAAATAATAATCGGTCTTTTGGATGGCTTTGTACCAGCTGAGTACTAGGAACATTTGGTCCAGAGGACCAGAATAAATCTAGtccaaagccccccccccccaaaaaaagtgCACTGTACATGGAGTAGATACAGAGAATGCAGCACCAAAGTTTTATCTGCTGATCTGCTCCTACTGGGCTGAGCTACTTGCTAACATAGGTGTACCCTCTGATCACTCCAAATAACTTGAGCAAGGCCAAGAATCTGATCAATGGATAGCAGAAACTACAGACAAATATATTCAAGAGTCTTGTCTTCAACCGCAGTAGCAGGGAGGAATAACACTGTTATTTGGGTGCATCTCTGTGAGCACCAGCCTGTACTGCGGCCCCTACACATGGACAGTAGCACAAGCTCCCAGCTCAGAGATGCTTACAGGCTAAGAGACAGCCAAGAGGAGATGTAGTCTTTCCAAACTGTTTCCATCACACTATGCCACGCACTGCCCATCACAGCACCTGTGAAGTACACATGCAAGAACACGCATTGGAAAGCAACGAGTGTTCCTGTGTCTAATCTAACAATTTGTTACTGGTCTCTACGCTCTTCACAGTGTTGGTGGCCGTCAGCCACATGCACAAAACCATCTTTTCTAATATCTGTTttgtaatttgattttcttttacgTAGTTGTTTCCACTCCTAgcataatgtttaaaaatgagatgtcagattagtattttgaaaactaaaaatcaCAGTTATTTGGAAGATTACCTCCAGAATGTTAAACTACAGGAGATGCATCGGAAACACGATGCTGGGTCAtgtattttcattcagaaaggACACCTTAATTTGGGAGGAAAGAtatggaggaaggagagaaaggagggggtTGCTTCCTcgtaaaataatgaaataatcaaataagcaaaattatttaCCTCTCTTCACAAAGAGCCCCTCGTATCAAGTACACAGCTTACAGTTTTTCCCCCGCAATATTGCTCATCTGTGGTGTTTTATCATTACATTCCCTTCACATACCACTCTTCACTTTTAGATTAATCTGCCAAAATGAGATGCTAAGGATTTGCATACAGATTTGACTACACAAAAATAGATCTGGAATTAATAACAGTCTctatatgttttaatttcttctagaCTGGAGTACCCTTGCCTCCAGCAGTATTCTTGGCTTTGAAAGTCATCAAGCTGATTTGTCTGCTCTTAGGTTATGATGCCACATGCTGCTACACTGTCCCCTGCAATCAAAGTGCTCGCAGAGATAGATTCCATGCCTTCCCCTAACAAGTATATTTTATAGATTGGCAGTTTTGatctcccctccccagggggATAATCTGCATCTTAACAGGTTTCTATAGATACATCTGTCATTAAATATGCCATCTTATATCTGCATCAATTTTCAAACTCAAGTTCCTCCTAACTTTGAAGTGCTATagcaaaagtttaaaattttctgcCAAAATTCAAATTTAACAAGTCTGCGATGTCCtcttgaactattttttttttaaatactccagGCAGCTGGGAAAGGGCAAAAGAAGAGCAATATGTCtcttaaaaaataggaaaaggaaaaaaaaaagtttaaatggtactaaaaataatgcatactttctcagaaaaaaatggggtAATTCTGAGATAATTTCTTAAACTTCTCTACAGTGCTTTCTatgaggaaaggagggaaaaggcagGGAGGCATCATAACGacacttgaaaagaaatatttgaaaatacaaaccaTGCTATTAAATTTGATGTCAAGCAATAGCGGCTAATGTGGTAATAACCCATCagttaaagaaagagaaaaaaatatctggctgggtaaataacagaaaatttaCAGCTCTGTCAGCACTCGCTGGGCTTTATAAACAGAGCGATGATTGTGCACCACTTTGTCATGAGCAGCTTGCTTTGAGGACTAGAGTTTCTGGGAGGCAAGGAGTACCCTCGGGACAAGCCTATGTCTTTCTTGCTCTTACAGGCAGGAGAACACACTCACAGAAAGCCCAGCACCCAGCTCGTGGGCTTACAATGTTTTTACACTGCCACAGTCACTGTTGCTCGCTCCCTTGCAGGCCATAAAGCCTGCTTTTTAAGCTCTCCAAGACCCGTAAGTTCCCAACTCATGCAACAGTGCCCCTCTACATGGGGAAGTTGCTGGAGGATTCCAAACCCCACCTTGTCCAGCCCTTTCCCACACATGGGAAATACTTTGTGTTGTTACAGCCCCCGAGGCAGTCCACAAACTGCGCTGAAAAACACCTTCAACAAAGACACTTCCAAAAAGAGAAGGGGGGGAGGCAGTAGATTCAACACCATTTTCCCAATCGAAAATTTATAATCCCTATTTATAACATGTCCTAGTAAGACCCCCATATGACTTGAGAAATCTAATCCAATCCAAATCCCCCAGAAAATCTCACAACTCTCTCCGAAGTCCCCAAGTGCTAGGCTGCGTGCGCGAATCCGAGTTCATTGGGAGATGTGTAAAACTACATGCTGGCAAAGAGCTCCCACGTGTATTCCTTCCAGCAAATCCAGGGAATATATAGAAACGCATGACATGCGCCCCAAGGTgctctgctattttaaaatagaaatctcTCCTCTCTTACACGTCTGTGTGTTAAACACAAGATAATCCTTCCTCAACATGCAAGCCCGCTGCCTTTTACTTCAGCCAGCCCAGGTGCAGTGAGGACAGCTGAGCTGGAGAATATTCTCCCACCCGAAGGAGTCCCCTGGAAGACACCAACAGCAGCTCTAATTAACACTGTTCCACCCCGGATGCAATCCAGCTGCAAACAAGAGGGGCACAAGCCCTagtttgtttgggggttggttttgtttgtttgtttgtttgttttttttaaatcattaaagcCTGATATTTACAGTCAATCTAAGAAGAATCAATGGCATCAAACCTATAATGCCAATGCTGAAAGGTGTGAGATACATTATCTTTATtcaaatataataataataaagaaacaCTGTTCCATATACAGACTAAGACTGGGTCACTGAGGCAATTTTTATGTACTTGTTAACCTCCCGCTCCAGGTAATTTCTGTGCCAGCCACACTGCAAAACTTGATTTGCTTAGATACTGTAAATTCTTATTTATTCCAGATCTATTTTTCATAGAATTTTATAGGCATTTACTGAGgaaaaattttcttctcctcacaACAAAGAGCATACAGATAGCAAGGTAATACTTTTCACCCCAAACCACTTGCAAACTCAGAATAATTCCCCAAGATACGTGATCCCATCATTTGCTTGGTCAAAATCTCCACCAttacggaaaaaaaaaataataaaaataaataaaaaaaagaagaagcaGCTGTTAAATACAAATCAACTGTACAGGGTTGGCTTGCttactgcccccccccccccccaagttgaGTTGCCATGTGCATGTCAAGATGTGATTTTAGCTGACACCCTTAAGGTCAGGCAACTCGGACCTCTGCAAAACAACAGCATAATACTTTGCTTTAGAGAAAACTTTTCACGTGCTCATCTCTTGAGCACTTGAGGCGGAGGGGAAGCCTCGTTATCCCCAGCTGCAGGTGCAGGAATGGCCCAGAGCTGAACTGCCTGGCAGAGGTTCCCTgcccctctgtccccagggGCACTACACCCATACGGGAGGAGGAAGGTTAACGTGTATAGAAAAGCAGGTCTCCAGATTTGCACGTGCGCTCCACGGAGGATGCAGGCAAACAGGCACAGTTCAAGTTCTTGCtcttatggaaaatatttccctgcTTCTATAGGGAATGATTGTTAGTAATGTTGAACTCCAAAGGGTTTgatgcattttgtttctctttcactcAAATACTTCACTTTTCAAGCATGCAATTCGTTTGTGAAACGGGTCACGGTGTCAGATGTTAACTGGGGCCTGTAAGATTCATCTTTCTACAAAATTTCAAAACCATCTGCCCGATGCTGTACTGTCAATacagaaaacttattttaatgaattctcATCTACtttctaaaataagaaaataaaataaaatgcgggctgtgaaaaaataaaaaaaagaagacgaGAAAAAACCGATgacacaaatataaaaatgtgttcCACAATATATGGAGCTCAGAAAACTCGAGAACTGAACGCACTTGTGCTGACCAGAGGGTCCGACTAGTTCCAGAGCGCAGAAGGCTCCCTCTGAGCCTTCTGGCAGgttaaaaaccccaaagggGTGGGGGCAGCTTAGGAGTCCCTCTGTCACCTGAAACACCGGCCACCCATCTCCTATTGCCAGTATGTGCTTACACTTACATGGCATTTTGTTTAGCAcgcttcccctccctgctgcctttgccaTGATTTTATACTCTATTATTTTTGATTCCTTCTCATATTTGTCCCAAAGGAGCAGCAAAGTAAAGCTGAAAGTGAAtcccaataataataatagaaaccCCCTAAGTCTAGTCAGCTTTTGATTAGCAAAGCCTTTAGAAGACAAGGTGCTGTAGCAGAGGCACTGATAGTTTGGCTATAGAGTAAGTAAATGGTCGGTGTGCCGGTCATGTTTTGATGACTCTCTCCACTAATACAAGGGCTAGAAACTCATATTATCACTATTTAATTTATTCACTTACTAAAAAACTGGGCACATTTTCATGGTTATCTTGCCAGCTGGCAATAGCAGACTGACTTTGAGAGCTCTTGCTGATGACCCGTATTtcccagaaaaagcagcagggatACAGCTCAGAAACATCCCTAACTCAgactaattttttaattacttaatttTAGGCCACATACTTCAAAATTAGGTTCCCTCCTGCATTATTGATTACTCTTATGCTAACACCTTATATTTGATGACAAATAGTGGATTTTTTCAGCAATGACTACTGATATTTTTGGATAACAATCCCCTGCCCCTGAATATACACATACTGCGAGCTACATTCTGGCCCTAAGCAATTAACTAATAATAGAAAGCTAGCTACAGTTATTGTATCTCCacctacttttatttttaaaataattctattcAATACACAGAAACCATTTTCAATCTGTGAGTACATAATTCAGATCAATACCCTACTGAAGTATTGCATAGTATGCCCTCGTACTTCAGAATAACCTGTCAGAATCTAGCAACTCAAAACTGCTAAGCATTTTCTCAAAAACTATacaaaatacaactgaaaaGTCATGTCTATCTTATTCCACTGCCAAAACATTGCTCCTTACTGTGACTTTACAACAGAAGTTATGTTGGTagcattttcaaatataaatggaacaatactgataaaatattttttgttgttttgcccAGTTTTACAGAGTTCATCTAAGAGGCTTTCACTTACCTCTTCCCCTGATTCTACAGCTGTATTAGAGGCATATCCTTGAACACAATATCACACTGCTTCATTATATAAGTGCAGATTGTATTTAAACACACAGGCAGGCATGCATTTCACTTACGTAACTAAGCACATTAATTAATCCTCAGcataattttccctttcctacCATATCTGCAAAGATTAAAAGTAATCTTCAGCCACTCCCACATTTGACTTAAAAATCCCTACCAAATActtccttggggtttttttcaggtttggttttttggttttggtatatttttttcttccccagaaaaaaaaatgaaattaagaaaaaaatattacttttttcatgTACTGGAGCAAGGACCACACTGATGGATGTTTCTACTGCTTGTTCAATGATTTTATATGAATATGCTTAACACAATTTCCTAAAAagctctgtttttcataaataGAGACTGACAAATGTAaaccacggggggggggggaggcagcggggggAGGAAATCAAGACACAGCAGTAGTAGCATCCACGTATTTGAATTGCCCATCACAGACACACATCTCTCTCGACTGATAAAATAGGAAAGGTAGTGAATAAACAGGGTAATGCTCTGAACACGCCCCACTGGTACCCTAAAGCAGAAACCCTGTTTCCGTACCATACCTGGGTCTCAAAGCCCACTGTGTGCACACTTCAGGATTAACACACAGCACAAACTCTACAAGACTCTTTTGACACAAATTGCTGAAGAAAGCAACCCGAAGCACCTGCCAGGAATCTTGGTGATTTTCTGCATTCTGTCATGCTTTTAATTCCGAAGTCATCATTCATTATTTAAGTGTACATGCATAAAAATAGATACCTGCTACATCGCCCACCAATGCTTGGGAATCCGTTCCCATAAGGTACTTAATCCATACAGGCAGAAAGGTACATCTGCAAGTTGCTCTGCTAACCTAAATGACATACTTTGAGAAGCACAGCGAAGTCCTAAGTAGCTAACTTAATCTTTCGTTCACATACCATCTTTTCACCAGAGGCATCCCAGACCGTATCAAAATCCCCAGAGGGTATCTACACTGAAGATGGCAATCACTGAACGTTTTCCTCAAGGGCTGGCCCCATTTACTCATTAACTTCCTTGACAAATATTACAACTTTATAACCTTCCATGACACACTTCTTACTAAAAGGTggatatttttctgtcaaatcTTCTGTAGACAGCATCGACCTTATTCCAAAGTAACTAATACCAGAAAAGTCACTACAAAGACTGATGACACAATGTCCTCAACTCCCATCAATGTGCACATGTAAAATAAACTAACATATCATTTGCAACTCAGTCTGATACACTTTTTAAGATTACAAGGCCTATGCTTTCATCTCTCTGTGCCATAAAGCTATGATTACATCCATGGAGTCCTGTGCACTTGTTATGGACAGTCAGAGCTATGCATGATTTCTAATGAAGGTCATCTTGGCCTGTAACACTATCCTAAAAAACAAGTGGGAGCAATTCATACATCTGCCTTCAAGCCCCGGATCGACACAAGCCAGCGAGCGCTTAATTCTCCATTTCATTATCAGGAATAAATGCAGTGGTACCAGATCATACTACAGAAACTGGgtcttgttttttatttttaggaagcaCACAGAATTTGTCAGCTGAAATTTGTCAGCTGAAATTTGTCCAAAAGTGCATTATCATTCCAATTCACTGTGATTTATGAATGGTGACTGGAGGTAGCACATATGATATACGCAGCTTTGAAACACAGAGAGATATttagcagacaaaaaaatattgtatagGTATGTTATGCTCCTATACTTCTAATCAGGCTTGATTGTATGCTTCCAGACTTAAATTCTTTGAAATACCCATCTCCTAAGACAAAAATTATCGTAACACATAAACCAAAGAAGATTTATTAGTTTCATTCGAGACagtattttggtattttgttAGTACCTCAAACTGTGTGAAACGTTTTCTACCTGATATCCAAAGAAGACCATCCACCACATATCCTGCATGGCATGACAGCGATCGATCAAAGGACTGTACAAAGGTCCACTTGTTCTTCTTGGGGCAATAGCGTTCCACTGTAGGTAACACTTGACGCAATTCGTTTCTGCCCCCTGCTGCATAGAGGTACTCGTCCACTGCTCCCAGCACAAAGTGTTCCCGACAGTTCTTCATTGGAGCTATCTCAGCCCAAGAGTTAGTGCGGGGGTCGTACCGACAGGCAGTTCTCACCGCACAAGTGCGCCCTGTGGAGTGCTCTGCCTCTCCGCCAGCTACAAAAAGAAAGTCTCCCATGACAGCAACACAGTGGTGGCTTCTCCCTACAGGCATAGGCGCTAGCTCACTCCAGTTTGCAATCCCTGCGATATGAACGTTCTCTTGATCTACCGGATTGAAGTATCTCAATTCCTTCACCTTACAGATTTCACGTTTTTTCCCACCGATAATGTAAAGAGTGTCTGACTGAAAGCGAGGTTTTGTCCTTCTGGTTTGCCAAACTGGCTGTGCATAGACGCTCTGGTGGTAAGCCAAAGCCTCGTTAATAAGTGCTGTCGCAGTTTCACTAGCTTGGACAAGAGGATGAGAAAGAGCTACGGTATGCAGTGTATCCACATCCATAAGGCCAAAGCGGACATACTGGAGGAGTTCATCCATGTACTGGTAGCGGCAGTTGTGTTCCAACCACCTCACAGCCAGCTAAAagtggggggaaggaagggaaaaacaagacACCAATTATTTGTGTACAATTCCGTCAAAATTTGATCTTTTGAAAATTGCTTGCATTCCAAGAGCAGCTACATACTTGCCTCTGTAGTAATATCAATCAATATAAAAAGCCGACATGAAAGCATGTGAGTCAATATAAAAGATACCTACTAAAACTCCATCTATAATATACATAAAAGCATTGTATTGCACCAGTCCCCCTAAAGAATTTCCACAGCATTATCAGATTGCAATACTGCTATGCGGCACTCTTGCTGTGCAAACTGTTAGTGATGCTGTAGGAGACCACAATATCCCAGAATCAAGCTGCTGGAGCAATAATATAAATGTAAGGACTATGTGGTCACTGGAGACCACAGGTAcactagaaagaaaagtaagattACAGTTAGATGATTAGAAAGAAAAGCCCTTTCTCCCCTCCATCTTTCATTCCATTTATGACAAAATATTgaaggaatataacaaaatacatacagaatattttttcttccttcttcatttattttattcataaagtGGAGAGAGGTGTAAAGGGACCAGAAATtaaggcagagaagagagaagcagagaaaaggctCTGCTGGTTTGGGACTGACggaaagcagcaagaaagacTCTAAAACTGttcagcaactgcagctggTATCAACAGCCAAAATTAAACATAGCCTTTAAATTACATAAAGCGTATTGAATCCAACCAACTCTAAAAAGAGGCTAGGAAGGGCCTAAACAATTTCAAGAACTGTTGTGTAACCTCCAGGGATGAAGATGCCCAAATTTCCTCAGTAAAACCATTCCCATGCTCAGCTATCCTCTCAGACAGACTTTCCTTTTACCTATGCAGGAGCTCTAAACCCTTCAACTCATTGCCCCATTTTCCACCTTTGGGTTCATATTCCAGAGCTCAGGAACCCCCAGACCAATCCTTGAAATTAATCCATCCATACAGGATGAAAAGCAGTTTActaccttccttttctcctccacctCTGATGCATTTTAATATGTGCGTTGCGATTTCTTCTTCTCTGAATGAAAAAGTCTCTCAATCCATCTTAGGTCACATTTTCCAAACCTCTGTGGCCTGGCTTACAGTTCTCTGTTACTGAAAGGAAATCACCCTCTTTCTTAATGTTTGCTGCTGCAAACCGGGTA
Proteins encoded in this region:
- the KLHL32 gene encoding kelch-like protein 32 isoform X1, with protein sequence MPSERCLSVQEMLTGQRLCQSSSHNNAVLAALNQQRSDGILCDITLIAEEQKFHAHKAVLAACSDYFRAMFSLCMVESEADEVNLHGVTSLGLKQALDFAYTGQILLEPGVIQDVLAAGSHLQLLELLSLCSHYLIQELNSYNYLDLYKLADLFNLTLLENAVVDFLVKHLSELLKSHPEEVLALPYCLLREVFKSDRLTSLSEEQIWQLAVRWLEHNCRYQYMDELLQYVRFGLMDVDTLHTVALSHPLVQASETATALINEALAYHQSVYAQPVWQTRRTKPRFQSDTLYIIGGKKREICKVKELRYFNPVDQENVHIAGIANWSELAPMPVGRSHHCVAVMGDFLFVAGGEAEHSTGRTCAVRTACRYDPRTNSWAEIAPMKNCREHFVLGAVDEYLYAAGGRNELRQVLPTVERYCPKKNKWTFVQSFDRSLSCHAGYVVDGLLWISGGVTNTAQYQNRLMVYDPKQNKWLSRSPMLQRRVYHSMAAVQRKLYVLGGNDLDYNNDRILVRHIDSYSIDADQWTRCSFSMLTGQNESGVAVHNGRIYLVGGYSIWTNEPLACIQVLDVSKEGKEEVFYGPTLPFASNGIAACFLPAPYFTCPNLQTLQVPHHRIGTM
- the KLHL32 gene encoding kelch-like protein 32 isoform X3; the encoded protein is MLTGQRLCQSSSHNNAVLAALNQQRSDGILCDITLIAEEQKFHAHKAVLAACSDYFRAMFSLCMVESEADEVNLHGVTSLGLKQALDFAYTGQILLEPGVIQDVLAAGSHLQLLELLSLCSHYLIQELNSYNYLDLYKLADLFNLTLLENAVVDFLVKHLSELLKSHPEEVLALPYCLLREVFKSDRLTSLSEEQIWQLAVRWLEHNCRYQYMDELLQYVRFGLMDVDTLHTVALSHPLVQASETATALINEALAYHQSVYAQPVWQTRRTKPRFQSDTLYIIGGKKREICKVKELRYFNPVDQENVHIAGIANWSELAPMPVGRSHHCVAVMGDFLFVAGGEAEHSTGRTCAVRTACRYDPRTNSWAEIAPMKNCREHFVLGAVDEYLYAAGGRNELRQVLPTVERYCPKKNKWTFVQSFDRSLSCHAGYVVDGLLWISGGVTNTAQYQNRLMVYDPKQNKWLSRSPMLQRRVYHSMAAVQRKLYVLGGNDLDYNNDRILVRHIDSYSIDADQWTRCSFSMLTGQNESGVAVHNGRIYLVGGYSIWTNEPLACIQVLDVSKEGKEEVFYGPTLPFASNGIAACFLPAPYFTCPNLQTLQVPHHRIGTM
- the KLHL32 gene encoding kelch-like protein 32 isoform X5 produces the protein MTFTEILLEPGVIQDVLAAGSHLQLLELLSLCSHYLIQELNSYNYLDLYKLADLFNLTLLENAVVDFLVKHLSELLKSHPEEVLALPYCLLREVFKSDRLTSLSEEQIWQLAVRWLEHNCRYQYMDELLQYVRFGLMDVDTLHTVALSHPLVQASETATALINEALAYHQSVYAQPVWQTRRTKPRFQSDTLYIIGGKKREICKVKELRYFNPVDQENVHIAGIANWSELAPMPVGRSHHCVAVMGDFLFVAGGEAEHSTGRTCAVRTACRYDPRTNSWAEIAPMKNCREHFVLGAVDEYLYAAGGRNELRQVLPTVERYCPKKNKWTFVQSFDRSLSCHAGYVVDGLLWISGGVTNTAQYQNRLMVYDPKQNKWLSRSPMLQRRVYHSMAAVQRKLYVLGGNDLDYNNDRILVRHIDSYSIDADQWTRCSFSMLTGQNESGVAVHNGRIYLVGGYSIWTNEPLACIQVLDVSKEGKEEVFYGPTLPFASNGIAACFLPAPYFTCPNLQTLQVPHHRIGTM